The following are from one region of the Chromobacterium phragmitis genome:
- a CDS encoding HPr family phosphocarrier protein — MLRSEVEIINKLGLHARASSKFTQLASRYKSDIFISRNNRRVNGKSIMGVMMLAAAKGAKVELEISGEDEQQALEALTALINNRFDEAE, encoded by the coding sequence ATGCTGCGATCTGAAGTCGAAATCATCAACAAGCTGGGGCTGCACGCGCGCGCGTCGAGCAAGTTCACCCAACTGGCCAGCCGCTACAAGAGCGATATTTTCATCTCCCGCAACAACCGCCGGGTCAACGGCAAGAGCATCATGGGCGTGATGATGCTGGCGGCGGCCAAGGGCGCCAAGGTGGAGCTGGAGATCAGCGGCGAGGATGAACAGCAGGCGCTGGAGGCGCTGACCGCGCTGATCAACAACCGCTTCGACGAGGCGGAGTAA